Proteins encoded in a region of the Megalops cyprinoides isolate fMegCyp1 chromosome 3, fMegCyp1.pri, whole genome shotgun sequence genome:
- the mospd1 gene encoding motile sperm domain-containing protein 1, whose amino-acid sequence MQQQSRQPDLVEGSLPVFVFPTELVFYADEQTSHKQVLTLYNPYEFALKFKVLCTAPNKYAVVDATGAVKPQCCVDIVIRHRDVRACHYGVIDKFRLQVSEQSQRKALGRKEVMATLLPSATQEPSHSRPQEEERRMKEQLADSAFFEQTAFQQESRAPSGGPSALTVLLGLVCVAVLMLPTLGELESVVPVYLHLSVNKKLVAAYVLGLLTMVILRT is encoded by the exons ATGCAGCAGCAGAGCCGGCAGCCAGATCTGGTGGAGGGCAGCCTTCCTGTGTTCGTGTTCCCCACAGAGCTGGTCTTCTACGCCGACGAGCAGACGTCCCACAAGCAGGTGCTCACCCTCTACAACCCCTACGAGTTTGCCCTGAAGTTCAAAG TTTTGTGCACAGCGCCGAACAAGTATGCCGTGGTAGACGCTACTGGAGCTGTGAAGCCACAGTGCTGCGTGGACAT CGTAATCCGCCACAGAGACGTGCGGGCATGCCACTATGGCGTGATTGATAAGTTCCGACTGCAAGTGTCGGAGCAGAGCCAGCGGAAGGCCCTGGGCCGCAAGGAGGTAAtggccacactgctgccctcgGCCACTCAGGAGCCCTCCCACTCCCGGCCCCAAGAGGAGGAGCGCAGGATGAAGGAGCAGCTGGCTGACAGTGCTTTCTTCGAGCAGACTGCATTCCAGCAAG AGAGCCGGGCGCCATCGGGAGGTCCCAGTGCACTGACCGTCCTGCTGGGGCTGGTATGCGTGGCTGTCCTCATGCTGCCCACCCTGGGGGAGCTGGAGTCCGTTGTGCCTGTCTACCTCCACTTAAGTGTTAACAAGAAACTTGTAGCTGCTTATGTTCTAG GTCTTCTTACAATGGTTATTCTTCGAACTTGA